In the genome of Staphylococcus durrellii, one region contains:
- the sucD gene encoding succinate--CoA ligase subunit alpha: MSVFIDKNTKVIVQGITGSTALFHTKQMLEYGTQIVAGVTPGKGGQVVEGVPVFNTVDEAKEETGANVSVIYVPAPFAADAILECVDAELDMAICITEHIPVVDMVKVKRYSEGKKTRVVGPNCPGVITADECKIGIMPGYIHKKGHVGVVSRSGTLTYEAVHQLTEEGIGQTTAVGIGGDPVNGTNFIDVLKAFNEDDETHAVVMIGEIGGTAEEEAAEWIKANMNKPVVGFVGGQTAPPGKRMGHAGAIISGGKGTAEEKIKTLNDCGVKTADTPSEIGTTLIEAAKEAGIYEQLLTVKQ, translated from the coding sequence ATGAGTGTATTTATAGATAAAAATACAAAAGTAATTGTACAAGGTATCACAGGGTCTACTGCCCTTTTTCATACTAAACAAATGTTAGAATATGGCACACAAATTGTTGCTGGTGTAACACCAGGTAAAGGTGGACAAGTTGTAGAAGGTGTACCTGTATTTAACACAGTGGATGAAGCAAAAGAAGAAACAGGTGCAAATGTATCAGTAATATATGTTCCAGCACCATTCGCAGCGGATGCTATTCTAGAATGTGTCGATGCAGAACTAGACATGGCTATCTGCATTACTGAGCATATTCCAGTTGTAGATATGGTGAAAGTAAAACGTTATTCAGAAGGTAAAAAGACTCGTGTAGTTGGACCAAACTGTCCAGGTGTTATTACTGCTGACGAATGTAAGATTGGTATTATGCCAGGTTACATCCACAAAAAGGGTCACGTAGGTGTTGTTTCACGTTCAGGTACATTAACTTACGAAGCGGTTCACCAATTGACTGAAGAAGGCATTGGTCAAACAACTGCTGTAGGTATCGGAGGCGATCCAGTTAACGGTACTAACTTTATCGATGTGTTAAAAGCATTTAATGAAGATGATGAAACGCATGCGGTAGTTATGATTGGTGAAATCGGTGGTACAGCAGAAGAGGAAGCTGCTGAGTGGATTAAAGCCAACATGAACAAACCTGTAGTAGGTTTCGTTGGTGGTCAAACTGCACCTCCAGGAAAACGTATGGGCCACGCTGGCGCTATAATCTCTGGTGGTAAAGGTACTGCTGAAGAAAAAATCAAAACACTTAATGATTGTGGCGTAAAAACTGCTGATACGCCGTCTGAAATTGGAACTACTTTAATTGAAGCGGCTAAAGAA
- the sucC gene encoding ADP-forming succinate--CoA ligase subunit beta yields the protein MNIHEYQGKNIFRSMGVAVPEGRVAFTADEAVEKAKELNSDVYVVKAQIHAGGRGKAGGVKIAKSLSEVESYANELLGKQLVTHQTGPEGKEVKRLYIEEGCDIQKEYYVGFVIDRATDRITLMASEEGGTEIEEVAAKTPEKIFKETIDPVTGLAPYQARRIAFNINIPKESINKAAKFLISLYNVFVEKDCSIVEINPLVTTGDGEVLALDAKLNFDDNAMFRHKDIQELRDLEEEDPKEIEASKYDLSYIALDGDIGCMVNGAGLAMATMDTINHFGGNPANFLDVGGGATKEKVTEAFKIILGDDNVKGIFVNIFGGIMKCDVIAEGIVAAVKEVELTLPLVVRLEGTNVKEGKAILKESGLAIEPAATMAEGAQKIVKLVKEA from the coding sequence ATGAATATCCACGAGTATCAAGGCAAAAATATCTTTCGTTCCATGGGCGTAGCTGTCCCAGAAGGACGCGTAGCATTTACTGCAGATGAAGCAGTGGAGAAAGCTAAAGAATTAAATTCAGATGTATATGTGGTGAAAGCACAAATCCACGCTGGTGGTAGAGGTAAAGCTGGCGGTGTTAAAATTGCTAAATCACTTTCTGAAGTAGAAAGTTACGCAAATGAGTTATTAGGAAAACAGTTAGTAACTCATCAAACTGGCCCAGAAGGGAAAGAAGTAAAACGCCTTTATATTGAAGAAGGCTGCGATATTCAAAAAGAATATTATGTAGGATTTGTTATCGATAGAGCAACAGATCGTATTACGTTGATGGCTTCAGAAGAAGGCGGTACTGAAATTGAAGAAGTAGCTGCTAAAACACCAGAAAAGATCTTTAAAGAAACTATTGATCCGGTAACTGGTTTAGCACCTTATCAAGCGAGAAGAATCGCTTTTAATATTAATATTCCTAAGGAATCTATTAATAAAGCTGCTAAATTTTTAATTTCTTTATATAACGTATTTGTTGAAAAAGATTGCTCAATCGTTGAAATCAACCCACTAGTAACTACTGGTGACGGTGAAGTTTTAGCATTAGATGCTAAACTTAATTTCGATGACAATGCAATGTTTAGACATAAAGATATCCAAGAATTACGCGATTTAGAAGAAGAAGATCCAAAAGAAATTGAAGCTTCTAAATATGATTTATCATACATAGCATTAGATGGTGACATCGGTTGTATGGTAAACGGTGCAGGCTTAGCAATGGCTACAATGGACACAATTAACCATTTTGGCGGAAATCCAGCTAACTTCCTAGACGTAGGGGGCGGTGCTACTAAAGAAAAAGTTACTGAAGCATTTAAAATCATCTTAGGAGATGACAATGTTAAAGGTATCTTTGTAAATATTTTCGGTGGAATCATGAAATGTGATGTTATCGCTGAAGGTATCGTAGCTGCAGTTAAAGAAGTAGAACTAACTTTACCATTAGTTGTGCGTTTAGAAGGTACAAATGTTAAAGAAGGTAAAGCGATTCTTAAAGAATCTGGATTAGCTATCGAACCAGCCGCTACTATGGCTGAAGGTGCACAAAAAATTGTAAAGCTTGTTAAAGAAGCGTAA